The window GCGCCGGTATAGTAAGCTGTACGCGCGGGAATTTGGCTGAGGCGCTGGCGGATTTTGTCTAAAAGTTGGTCTCGTTGGGGCCAGGCCCGCTGATTGATGATGACCCGCGTGGTGAGGCAATTGAAACCGGCGTTAACGGCCAGCATGGAGGCCAAGTGAGTGGCATGATAAATCAGATCGTTTTTAGACCAGGGACCCGGCACCACAATGGCCGGGCTGACGTTGCCCAGTTCGCCCGTAACTCGTTTGGTGAGCAGCGGCCGGCGTTCGGCTTTTCGTTTGGCCCCTGCCGGGCCGGCCCCAAAAACAATGGCCTCAAAGGTTTTGTCGGAGCCGGTCAGGTGAATCTCGTCAAGGCCGGGGTGATGGGCCAGGTAAGCGCCTTCAGTCGCGCCGCCGGTGACCACCTGTAAAAAACCACGCTCAATGAGGGCGCGGAAGGCCTCTTTAAACAGCGGGTCCAGGTAGGCATTGATGGGATTAGTTTTGTAAACCACCACCTGATTTTCCACAAAAAGTTTGTACAAAAAATCGGCGGGGCCAAGGCAGGAGTAATTTCCGGCTCCCAGGACCAGGGCCACTTTGCCTGTGCCATTTTTATGTTGATAAACCAGGGCCTGGGTTTGGGGCAGTTCTGCCGGGGTAAGGCCTGACTCCATCCACACTTCGGCGCTGATGCCGGGATAAAAGAGGCGGTCGTAAAGCGTTTGGGGAAACACCCGGGCCACTACCTGGCCGTTGGGCCGCACCGTAACCGGCCCGGGAATCCGGGGATGTCCATAGGTTTCAATGTCCAGCAAAGATTGTCGCAGCAGCCGCAGGTTTTGCAGCACCAGGTAAGGCCCGCCCAGCCACTCCTCAATAGCCGCCGGATGGTTTATAGAAATTCCTTTGGCCTCGCAGCACAGCGCAACCCACGGCTCGGCAATGGCTGCCAGGTGGTCAATGAGCGTATCTATAAGGTCAATCCGCTCCTGGACTCCAACTGCTACCCAGGCCTCCTTACGGGCCTGGAGTGTTTCTACGGCAGCATCCAGAGCCGGCTGGGATGGCGGCGGACTGGGCTGAATAACTTCAGAAAGGGGGGCTGATTTGGGCAATGTTGTAGCTAGAGACATAACTGTTTCCTTGTTCAGGAGTGATTATCTACCATTTCAATGAGCCGCTGTTTTTTCTTCAACGGTATCTGCATTTTAGGCTAGCATTGGGTAAATGAGCAAAATCGCAGAGAGGCAGATTGGGGTGAATCCAATTCCAATTTGGCCTAAACAATGCTATTATCCAATCTGAAACCATAACCCCGCACTGTCACAATAAAGTTGTGCTCCGGGTCTATCTCGGCCAGCCGCTGGCGTAAGCGGCGGACCAGGGCGTCAATGGCGTCGTCGGTTACGCCGGCGGGGTCTTCATCCGGCCAGGACGCTTCCACTACCTCGGCCCGACTGTAAACCTTGCCCGGTTTTTCCACCAGCAGCGCCAGCAATTGGTATTGCTGATTGCTGAGCGGGGGGCTGACCAACTGGCCGTGCACGTAAACTTGCCGTTCGGTTGGGTCAACGTGCAATCCCAGCCCTTTTTGGCCGGGCAAAGGCGCTGTGGCTTCGCTATCTACATAAAGCAGTTCCAGGCCGGGGGCCAGTTGAATTACATCGCCGTCGCTCAAGGGGTGGGGCTTAACCACCCGCTGTCCATTGATAAAAACCCCATTTTTACTGCCCGCGTCTTCCAGCACAAATTGCCCCC is drawn from Anaerolineae bacterium and contains these coding sequences:
- a CDS encoding FHA domain-containing protein, producing MKNLQTEQALLIWREGDIIKDQWILHDTEAVISIGRSPDCAVSIPVRWISRTHAVLHRRGGQFVLEDAGSKNGVFINGQRVVKPHPLSDGDVIQLAPGLELLYVDSEATAPLPGQKGLGLHVDPTERQVYVHGQLVSPPLSNQQYQLLALLVEKPGKVYSRAEVVEASWPDEDPAGVTDDAIDALVRRLRQRLAEIDPEHNFIVTVRGYGFRLDNSIV
- a CDS encoding aldehyde dehydrogenase: MSLATTLPKSAPLSEVIQPSPPPSQPALDAAVETLQARKEAWVAVGVQERIDLIDTLIDHLAAIAEPWVALCCEAKGISINHPAAIEEWLGGPYLVLQNLRLLRQSLLDIETYGHPRIPGPVTVRPNGQVVARVFPQTLYDRLFYPGISAEVWMESGLTPAELPQTQALVYQHKNGTGKVALVLGAGNYSCLGPADFLYKLFVENQVVVYKTNPINAYLDPLFKEAFRALIERGFLQVVTGGATEGAYLAHHPGLDEIHLTGSDKTFEAIVFGAGPAGAKRKAERRPLLTKRVTGELGNVSPAIVVPGPWSKNDLIYHATHLASMLAVNAGFNCLTTRVIINQRAWPQRDQLLDKIRQRLSQIPARTAYYTGATERYRAFLSAHPEAEQFGPSIDGKLPWTLIANIDPYSQNDICFTTEAFCSVFAETALDAPTIPAYIDQAVEFANNRLWGTLNATLIVHPASLKDPATAAAVERAVANLRYGTVAINQWAVVGYGLVTPTWGGFPGHDIYDVQSGIGVVHNTLMFSRPQKSVIRAPFIFRPTPIWFVTHKTGHELGPKLIKFQKSPSPWQLPSIFWSALRG